The DNA region CTACACTTTGGACTTGATTAAGATTCTATGTTCTGCTATATTGCATGCAGACGCCCCCTCCCATAGCCGAAAGGAGTCAAGGCAATGGGAGACAAGCTGATGGATGTGGCGGCCACCTTCGGGATGGCCTCCATGCTGCATGGCCTGCTGGATATACGCCTGGGGTGCGACGACTACGGTATGGTGCTCTCCGTGGCGATCATCCTGATCGTCCGCTACCTCGCCGGCAGCGGCCTGTGGCGCAAGATCAACAGAGCAAGGGAGGACCTGGAGCGTGAAGATGATCGCAAGTAGCCCGGAAGTCGTGCCCCTGCCGGTCCAGCGCACGGGCAGGGAGATCCTCCGCGACCTGCTGGAGATACTCCCCCGTGCCGTGGAGGAGGTGCTCGCCGAGGAGATCAAGCCCCAGCAGGCGCAGGCAGCGGCCACCCTCGCAAGGGCCATCCTGGCGCTGGTGGAGCAGGCAGAGCTGGAGGAGCGCGTGAGCGCCATCGAGGCCCGTCTGCAGACCCTCCCACGGGAGGGCCGCCGATGAGGACGCTGACTCCCACCCTGCTGGAAGCCCAGAGATCCCCCGCACCCATACCGGTGATCGGCCAGCTGGTGGTCTCTACCCGCCGCTGGGGACTTCTCCTGCCGGGCACCTCGCAGCTCTACTCGGAGGCGGCCTCTGGCCAGCGGTTCGCCGCCTGCGTCGCGCCCGATGGCTCCGTCGTGCGCGCCAGGGTCACCCCATCCGGCGAGCTGTACGTCAACCGCGTGGCCTCTCCCCAGAGCGCTCCTCCCTCGGCCTGGGCATCCTGGAACCTGCTGGCGACGGGAGTCTCCCCCAGCGTGACGCCCGCGCTCGGCAGCACAGGCACTGCCCAGGTGATGCTCGCCTACGTCCGCAGCGGGCAGCAGGTGCTCGCCACCCGCGTCAGCACCGACAACGCCCAGTCCTGGAGCAGCGAGATCACCGTCTACACCGAGAGCGGCACCGACGTCATCCACGCCCTTGCCGTCGGCACCAAGTACCCGCTCACCGGCACCAACGAGCGCATCTACGCCTGGGTCTACGGCCCACCCACGGCCGGCCCCAGCGACAAAGCCGTCAGGGTCCGCCGGCGCGCGGCCTCCGGTAGCTGGGGCACGGTCGTCACCTGGACGGGCGACCTCTTCCAGGCGGCCAGCGGCCTGGCGATCGCCATCGGCGCCGACGCCTCCACCTGGCAGCTGGTCACCACCGGCCGGCGCGAGGGCGCCTCCGCCGTATGGGCCTGCAGCTACAACGACTCCACCGGCGCTTGGACCCCTCCCCAGCTGCTGGATCGCGCCGAGGACGCTGACCACTACGCGTTCTCCCAGCCTTCGATCGTCCGCCTGGAAGCCACTCGCATCTTCTGGTACGCCACCCGTCCCGAGGCCACAGGCCGCACGCACTACTGCACGCTCCTGCCCACGGGCAGCACCCTCCCCGCCTCCACGCAGGTGCAGGAGCCTGCGATCGCCACCGCCGACTACCTCCTCGGCGAGAGGTCGGCCTGGCGCCTGGCCCGCACCGAGCAGTCCATCGACCTCGCCCAGGACGTGCTGACCTACACCTACCGGGAGCCCCACGAGCTGGTCGTCACCCTGCAGTTCGGCGACAGGTGGCCACGCGGCAACGCCCCCGCCACCCTGCCGGAGATCCTCCGGGTGGGCAGCTGCGTCCGCCTCTCCCGGGGACTACAGACCTCCGAGGGAGTCGAGCTCGTGCCCCTGCCGGAGATGATGATCGCCTCCCTCGACCGCCACTGGGAGGACGGTGCCCCCCTGCGGGCGACCATCCGCTGCATCTCCGCCTGGGAGCACCTGGCCACCACGGTCCCCCAGCGGCCACGCACCTGGCCCAGGGGCAGCCGCACCACGGCCCAGCTCCTGGCCGAGATCTGCGCCCTGGGAGGCATCGAGCTGGAGGGCATGAACGCCAGCGAGCTGCAAGCCCAGCCCCCGATGACCATCCCCGCCGGCACATCCCTCCAGCAGGCGATAACAGACGCTCTCCGTCGAGTGCCCCACAGGATGCGGCCCGAGGGCGAAGGACTCCAGCTGGCGGATCCCCGCGCAGGGGTCGTCGCCACCTATGGTGCGGGCGAGCACCCGCTATGGGAGTACCGCGACCAGCAGCTGCAGGCTCCCAACTACGTGCAGGTCTACGGACTGCCGGAGACTCCCGCCTACCGCGGGCAGGTGTACTACGGGGAGGCGCTGGGCGACATCGAGCTCGGCGCACGCATCCGCAAGGTGGTGGATCCACTTGCCGGCTCCTCCCAGGAAGCCGCCACGGTAGCCGCCGCCCATCTCCTGGCGCTCACCCGCAGCGCACAGGCAGGCAGGCTCAAAGCGCCCCCACACCTCGGCCTGCAGATATGGGACCGCATCCGGATCATCCCACAGGAGGGAGCAGAGCCGATCGAGCGGGTGGTCACGGGCATCGAGGAGCGGTACGACGCCGGCACCTGGCAGCAGGTAGTCCACCTCGGCGAGGAGCGGTAGGGCGCCGATGCAGAAAAACCTTCACAGAGGCAGCCCTTCGTTTATCACCGCAGGCAGCATATGCAGCGGGGATACACAGAGAAGCCTTCACCTCCTTCTCCTAGCGAGAAGGGTAGATCCATCTTACCCCCAGCCCCCCTTTCCTCCACCGAGGAGAAGGGGGCACACCCCTCACACTCCTATGCTTCCCGAAGGCGGATGATGATCCCGACCCCTACCGGGGGTGATGTGAGGAGCGTCCCTGCTCTAGAACGACGTGGTCAGGTCGAGGACTTTGCCCTGGCGCGCGGACTCCAGGCACTTGATCATGATCTCCAGCGCGTGCCTGGCATGCTCGGCGCTAAGCACGGGCTTCTTGCCCTCCCACACGCAGTCCACCAGGTGGTCCACCAGGATGGCCCTGCCCAGCCTGTTCTGTCGCTCGCCCTCCATCTGCAGTCCCCAGGACTCGGGCACGATCCAGCCTCCCAGCCCGGGCACGGCATCGGTACGGAATACTTCCACCGGCGGGGCTCCCTCCCGGATGGCGCGGTGGTCGGCGATCTGGATCGTCCCCTGGCGACCGAAGATCTCCAGTTTGGGCGACTTGGCGGCGTTGACGTTGAAGGTGGCGTCGACGAAGGCGAAGGTGGACTGCCCAAAGTCCAGCATGATGAGGGTGTTGTCATCGGCTGTGACCTCGATCTGCTTGCCGGCGAACGGCCCCCCGCGCACTATCCGGTACGGCTCGGTGATGCCCGAGAAGGCAAACACCCTGGTGGCGGGACCGAGTATGCCCGTGATCTCGTGGATGCCGTACACTCCCATGTCGAAGAGTGGGCCGGACCCTTTCTGGTAGAACCAGCTGGGGTCTCCCGGCCACCAGCTGGAGCCGGGGCCGCCATGCGAGGAGCGTACCCGGGCGAACGCCACCTTGCCGATGGTGCCCTCCTGCACCAGCCTGCGCACCTCCCTGTAGTGGGGATAGAGCATGTCGGGCGGCGAGCACACGACGGTGACGCCCCTGGAGGCAGCTATCTCGATGATCGCGTCGGCGTCCTCCATGGTGGTCGCGATCGGCTTCTCGGTCGCCAGGTGCTTGCCCGCCTCCACGATCTTGCGCGAGGTCTCGCCGTGGACAGGTATCGGCGTGAGGTTCACCACGGCATCCAGGTCGACCTTCTCCAGCATCTCGTCGAGGCTTGCGAACACATGCGGGATGCCGAAGCGCTTGCTGGCCTCCTCGGCCTTCTCCACCACTGGGTCGGCCACGGCCACGGGCTCGACCTTCTCAGGGATGTACTTCAGGTTGGGGATGACCCCGTGATCGAAGGTGGCGATCATGCCAGCGCCAAGTATGCCCAACTTCAAAGGCTTGCGTTCCATGTGTGCCTCCACAGATTATATGTTTTTGAGTTGGGGTTAGACCCAGCCCTGCAGGTAGCTGACGGGGAGCGGCAGGCTGACGGCTGTGCCCTCCTGGGCGGAGATGATGCCGGCCTCGAGCACCTCCTGCGCCATGAGGCCCACCTCGGGGCTACACAGGCCCTCGATGGGCTTGCGCTGGCGGACGTGCGAGAGGAAGAACTCGGCGCTGTTGCGCATCCCCTCCGGGGGCTCCGGCACCTCGATCTCCTGGCCGTCGTCGTGCTGAGCGTCGGCCAGCAGCAGCTGCCTGCCCCTCACCAGGATCGTGCCCTCGCTGCCGTAGAAGGTGGGCTCGTAGCTCGTGAGGTGCCCTATCTGGGTCCAGGAGGCGACGGCTGTGCTCATCGCCCTGGCATGCTGCATGATCAGCACGGCGTTGTCGTCTGCCGCGAGGTCGCGCTTGCGCAGGCGGGCCATCGTGGCCGTCACGCGGGAGGGCAGCCCCAGCAGGTAGCAGGTCATGGCCGCGCCGTAGCAGCAGTAGTCCATGTAGGCGCCAGCGCCGTTGCGCAGCGGGTCATACAGCCAGTCGCAGAAGTAGGTCGAGCAGCCGATCTCCCTGGGACCGGCGTGCGCCGAGCGGTAGTGCACCTGATACAGCTCGCCGATGCGCCCCTGGTGGATGAGGTTGAAGGCGTGCTGCACCGCGGGCGACCAGGCGATGGGCCAGTTGACCATCAGGATGGTGCCCGCCTCCTGGGCGGCGCTCATCATGCGAGCGGCTCCTGAGAGGCTGGAGGCCATCGGCTTCTCGACCATCGCGTGCAGCCCCCTGTCGGCGGCCAGCTCCACCAGCTCCACGCTCTCCAGGTTGTCGGAGAAGACGTAGACAGCGTCGAGCTCCACGGCATCGAGCATGCGCTCGTAGTCGTCGAACACCTGCGCCTGGGGATAGCGCTGGGAGAACCTCTCCCTCAGCTCCTCGTGCAGGTCGGCGGCAGCCACCAGCTCGCCCTCCTCGCAGCCCGCCAGCGCCTCGAGGTTGGACCACACATGGTCGTGCGTCAGGCCGAGCACCCCCACCCTAATCTTCTGTGCCATTGGCTCCTCCTTCTGGTAAAGTGTGCAGGTTGATCCCCTGGGTATGATAAAACGTTTGCCGATTTTTTGCCAGAAGGAATTGGCGGCCAAAAGGGAGTTGTTGGATGGCAGGCCAGCCGACCTGCCATCCGCCTAGATGAGTGGAGGAATGTCCAGCCCATACCGGAAGGTGTTCTCTGGGTCCATGGCAGCCTTCAGCCGTTTGAGCCGCTGGTAGGACTCGTTCGAGAAAGCGCTCGGCGTGCGCCGTCTGGCCTCCTCACCCTCGAGGAAGTTGATGTACACGTCGCCGGGGAGGCACGGGGCGATCTCGGCCCTCAGGCCCTCGGTGTGCTCCAGGAAGTGCTCATGCGCCTCTGGGGTAGGAATGATCCCCACCATCTCGAGGCTAAAGGGGTGGTGGCGATGGCTGAACGCCGCCTCGTCGGCCCCCACCCTGCTGATCGCCCCGCCCGCATGCCTGATCTCCGCAAAGAGCAGCGTGGGCGGGCCACCCTGTGGCAGGGTGTAGCGGATTATCGCGTCGATCGCCTCATGCGTGATCTCCCTCATCCAGGCGCCCGTGATGCCGACAGGTATCGGGTCCACTGGGTCCTGGCTGATCATGTCCGACTGGACGAAGGGCATGTCGTGGAAGAAATCCATGAGGGGGCGCCGCCACGCACGCCAGGAGTCTATCAGCTCCTCGCCGCGGCCCACGTCGCCACAGTAGCAGCCGCGCACCATCACGAACGATTTGCCCTGCAGCTCGGGAGGCACTATCGGCAGCGGTGGGAAGTTCATGATGACGACCGCCGAGGTCAGCTCCTCGGGCACATCCTGGACCCATTCGGCCCAGCGAGCCATCACCTCGTGCGCCATCTCGGGCGGGTAGAGCAGGTTGCCTGCGTACACCGTGCTCACGGGGTACAGCTGGATCTCCATGGAAGTTACCACCCCCAGGCCGGCCCCTCCCCCACCGCGCATGGCCCAGAAGAGCGCAGGGTTCGAGCCTGGGCTCAGCTGCATGATGCGGCCGGTGATGTCGACCATCTCGAACGAGAGGACCGAATCGCAGGCGAGCCCGTACTTGCGGGCCAGCCACCCCATGCCGCCGCCCAGCGTGAAGCCCACCGCTCCCACGTCGGAGGACGACCCCAACAGCGGCGCGAGGCCGTGCTTCTGCGCCTCCTCCAGCACCGCCTTCCACTTGGTGCCGGCTCCCACCCAAGCCGTGTGGGTCTCAGGATCCACCCTCACGCCCCGCATCGCGGTGATGAGCAGCAGGGCATTATCGGCGGGCAGCTTCGTGCCGTGGCCCGTGGCCTGCACCGCCACCCCCAGGTTCTTCAGCTCCGCAAAGCGCACTGCTGCAGAAACCTCCTCCGGCGAGCGTGTCACCACGACCACCGCGGGATGCTGGTCCACCGACAGGTTCCAGGTCGCCCTTGCGGCATCATACGCCGGCTCTCCAGGCAGGATGACCTCGCTCACCTGCGAGCGCAGCAGATCGATATCGTCGGTCAATGTTGCTTCTGACATCCGCAATCTTCCCCCTTATATCCCCACCTCCGCCCTATCGAGGGCAGCAAGCCGGCGGGAGCACCGCCCAGCGCCGGGTGACGCCGGCGGGGCGCCAGGTGCACCCCGCATCGCTCCAACCTCATCCCACCGCATAGCTATCCCCTCGCAGCACAGGTGTAACTCGATAGTCGACAGTATGCAGGAGGTGAGCAGGGATCACCACACACCTCACCCACACAATCGCCCACATTTCCGCCGCCCAGGCTCGAGAGCCAGCTCTCAACAAATTATTTGCACCATCTTGTTGATTTTTAAGCTCTGCATGATTATTATTAACACATGCCATGGCAATTTTTGTGGCAGGTGGTGGTCGTGCTTGCCGGCAGCCAGGATCACCATCACCGAGAGCATATTACATGGAGGCAAGAAGATGAACGAGGAAAGAAGGCAGGTACTGAGGATGCTTGCCGAGGGCAGGATCAGCCCCGAACAGGCGGAGCAGCTGCTCGAGGCGCTCGAAGAGGGCGAGCGGGCGGCTCCCACACCGCGGCCCGAGCCTCCGGGCTTCCAGCAGGAGCGCATCGGTGGCATCGACCTCGACAAGCTGATCGAGATGAAGGCCGTGGGCATCACGCCCGAGTACATCCAGGAGATACGGGCCCTGCTGGGCAACGTCTCGCTCGACAAGATCACCGAGATGCGGGCAGTGGGGGTCTCCCCGGACTTCGTGCGAGAGGTGACGGCGATCGTGGGGAAGCTCCCCGTCGACAAGCTGGTCGAGATGCGGGCTGTGGGCCTCACGCCCGACCTCCTGCGACAATGGAGACAGGGAGGGTTCGACCTCTCTGGAGAGCAGGGGGAGCAATCGTCCCCTGAGCCGACCTTCAACTGGGATTGGGGACGCCTGCGGCCCCCGCGCCGAGCGGAGGAGTCCGGTGAGTAAACGTCTGGAGGTGGAGAAATGTACCCTCTCATAACGCGCGACCCCGTCACCGGTGGCGAGCTGGTGGTGACCCGTCTGATGTCGCCCCAGAGCGGCATAGTCATCGAGGGGACCTTCACCCTGGGGTGGATCGGCAAGCTGACGCCCGAGCAGCTGGAGTTCGTGGGAGTGCTCCTGCGCCACAGGGGTAACGTCCAGCGTGCGGCCGCCGAGCTGGGCATCGCCTACAACACCGCACGCAACCGCTTGGAGGAGATAGCCTCCGCACTGGGAGGCCCGGTCGAGCCGGCGCCCCCGCGGGTCTCGCCCCCCGAGCGACGGGAGATCCTCAACCGGCTGGCCGCCGGCGAGATCGACTACGAAGAGGCGATGCGCCTGTTGGGCTACTCCAGAGGCGAATAGGCGCACCTAAATGAAACCAGAAGCCTCATCCACCTCGTATACTGGGCGAGGCTTCTGTCCTTGATGGAGCAGCGCGATGAAGATCAAGGCACTCCTGGCGACCCTCATGCTGATGGCCCTGCTGCCGCTTGCGAGCGCATCGGCCGCCAACCTCGAGAAGTTCACCTTCACGGGCGTGACCTTCCCCGACGGCACGATCGGCGACCTGCAGTCCTCCAGCAAGATCAACAACAAGGTGCAGTTCACCACCTGCAGCTACTACTCCGGAGGGGAATACCTCGGCTACTTCCAGAGCGCCGAGTTCGCCTCTTTCGATGCCGACGCGGTGCTGCAGTTCTGCCTGGGCAACTACGCCAACCGCGACGTACATTAGCCGCAGCACCAGGCCAACCACCGGTCGCCTCCGCGGGGCGCATGCGGGCCGCTGCCCACCTGTAGTACTCCCGCACGCGCCCCACAACCCATAACGCCGCTGACACCGGCAAGCCCTCCAGCCCGGCCACCGATGGGACGGGCTCCGTACCCCTGGTATGTACGTGGCCACCAGAAGTTATAATTTTGTAATGAAGGGAGGCTATAGCGATGCAGAAGTGGTACAAGCATGCGGGAGCGTGCCTGGTGCCGGCGGCACTGCTGGCGCTCGCCCACTGGCTGAGCTACGAGGGCGTATCTCCGCTGTGGGTCTGGGTAGTGATCGGCGTGCCGCTGGGTGCGCTGCTGGTGAACATGGTGCTCCGGGCGGGCGTGGACTGGCCCTCCGCGATAGCGACCTCCCTGCCACTGCTGCCGCTCTCGGTGATCCTGTCGTCCTGGATGTGGAGCGCCAGGGTCGCCAGGGCTGGCGGACCCGTCGAGGTCCTGCCCGGTGTGGCATGGGTGGGGGCGGAAGACGTCGTCCCAGCGGGCCTGGTGTTCGGTGGTGCCGCGGGTATCTACCTGAGGGTGGTATGCGCACTGATGGCATGGGCGGGCACGCACATCGCGCCACGT from Thermobaculum terrenum ATCC BAA-798 includes:
- a CDS encoding FAD-binding oxidoreductase yields the protein MSEATLTDDIDLLRSQVSEVILPGEPAYDAARATWNLSVDQHPAVVVVTRSPEEVSAAVRFAELKNLGVAVQATGHGTKLPADNALLLITAMRGVRVDPETHTAWVGAGTKWKAVLEEAQKHGLAPLLGSSSDVGAVGFTLGGGMGWLARKYGLACDSVLSFEMVDITGRIMQLSPGSNPALFWAMRGGGGAGLGVVTSMEIQLYPVSTVYAGNLLYPPEMAHEVMARWAEWVQDVPEELTSAVVIMNFPPLPIVPPELQGKSFVMVRGCYCGDVGRGEELIDSWRAWRRPLMDFFHDMPFVQSDMISQDPVDPIPVGITGAWMREITHEAIDAIIRYTLPQGGPPTLLFAEIRHAGGAISRVGADEAAFSHRHHPFSLEMVGIIPTPEAHEHFLEHTEGLRAEIAPCLPGDVYINFLEGEEARRRTPSAFSNESYQRLKRLKAAMDPENTFRYGLDIPPLI
- a CDS encoding Gfo/Idh/MocA family protein; translation: MERKPLKLGILGAGMIATFDHGVIPNLKYIPEKVEPVAVADPVVEKAEEASKRFGIPHVFASLDEMLEKVDLDAVVNLTPIPVHGETSRKIVEAGKHLATEKPIATTMEDADAIIEIAASRGVTVVCSPPDMLYPHYREVRRLVQEGTIGKVAFARVRSSHGGPGSSWWPGDPSWFYQKGSGPLFDMGVYGIHEITGILGPATRVFAFSGITEPYRIVRGGPFAGKQIEVTADDNTLIMLDFGQSTFAFVDATFNVNAAKSPKLEIFGRQGTIQIADHRAIREGAPPVEVFRTDAVPGLGGWIVPESWGLQMEGERQNRLGRAILVDHLVDCVWEGKKPVLSAEHARHALEIMIKCLESARQGKVLDLTTSF
- a CDS encoding SHOCT-like domain-containing protein — protein: MPAARITITESILHGGKKMNEERRQVLRMLAEGRISPEQAEQLLEALEEGERAAPTPRPEPPGFQQERIGGIDLDKLIEMKAVGITPEYIQEIRALLGNVSLDKITEMRAVGVSPDFVREVTAIVGKLPVDKLVEMRAVGLTPDLLRQWRQGGFDLSGEQGEQSSPEPTFNWDWGRLRPPRRAEESGE
- a CDS encoding Gfo/Idh/MocA family protein; translation: MAQKIRVGVLGLTHDHVWSNLEALAGCEEGELVAAADLHEELRERFSQRYPQAQVFDDYERMLDAVELDAVYVFSDNLESVELVELAADRGLHAMVEKPMASSLSGAARMMSAAQEAGTILMVNWPIAWSPAVQHAFNLIHQGRIGELYQVHYRSAHAGPREIGCSTYFCDWLYDPLRNGAGAYMDYCCYGAAMTCYLLGLPSRVTATMARLRKRDLAADDNAVLIMQHARAMSTAVASWTQIGHLTSYEPTFYGSEGTILVRGRQLLLADAQHDDGQEIEVPEPPEGMRNSAEFFLSHVRQRKPIEGLCSPEVGLMAQEVLEAGIISAQEGTAVSLPLPVSYLQGWV
- a CDS encoding DUF2089 domain-containing protein — translated: MYPLITRDPVTGGELVVTRLMSPQSGIVIEGTFTLGWIGKLTPEQLEFVGVLLRHRGNVQRAAAELGIAYNTARNRLEEIASALGGPVEPAPPRVSPPERREILNRLAAGEIDYEEAMRLLGYSRGE